The sequence ACATATTGCAAGGCCTTGCTAACAGGATCAGCATGGTCCATCTATGTCCTGTGTTTCTCAATCTTGGTCTGCAGCTCATCCTTCCTAGCACCCACAACCTTGTCAACCACTTTCCCTTTCTTAATAAATATGAATGTTGGCATTGCCTCCACCGCAAATTCTTGAGCCACAGCCTGTTTtcatttaaacattttttaagtaaaaacatgGTATAAACCATCTAGgacaacaagaagaagaaaaaaaagggacacatatcatatatattatagtaaaaGGACAAGAGTTATACCTCCAACTCATCCACATCAATCTTGACGAAATCCACATTCGTATATTTGCAAGAGAGCTCTTTGAAGGTTG comes from Castanea sativa cultivar Marrone di Chiusa Pesio chromosome 3, ASM4071231v1 and encodes:
- the LOC142628213 gene encoding thioredoxin H5-like — translated: MGANFSMTESESGPSRVTAYHSKDQWKAYFETSKQCDKLVVIDFSATWCGPCQFIEPTFKELSCKYTNVDFVKIDVDELEAVAQEFAVEAMPTFIFIKKGKVVDKVVGARKDELQTKIEKHRT